Proteins encoded together in one Eublepharis macularius isolate TG4126 chromosome 2, MPM_Emac_v1.0, whole genome shotgun sequence window:
- the ZNF142 gene encoding zinc finger protein 142 translates to MNTGAVTREPMGEDKMNTLCQELLLPGPADAGNEDSHGIASENLTVGQSLILTEASVVGAETSGVEIFVEAVAGSMSLSNPGNTTEVLVKVVELYFCERCGQSFSDPSLLSQHQCVELSREQLTSIPQLQGLPLGLNNQDLAVSGENPTINKASMPNLLEGSRQDSELCPETLLCPICQAEFALPGELKEHFKDHHKPQGAPICPEEGCHFTSEDHKQLRGHLRRVHQVSPVACAYRGCPLLFRSQEDMALHRRTHFPFHCGHCDFISANTKQFGQHRRSHLQEVATVLETRAAGKSNEHSFTAVVGRRLTDHLLLNSEVESLSKAGNSLGAQNGWEVTEMDPGLGGHVDRNDVLHKEQTMWTKEDTSGKRGHELLEEEEEEGEEISCKATQGSKKACTKRTSQVQQFKGVVAEDSKHLFKTHMCPECKRCFKKRTHLVEHLHLHFPDPRLQCPNCQKFFTSKSKLKIHMMRETGEKAHRCPLCHYSSVEKNALNRHMASMHEDISNFYSDVYSCPVCKEKFKLSHALKEHLKTHKTEPKQLSCFQADCSYCTEDRKEFLRHVREVHGIKTVECKYYACSLLFPSAEVMEVHRKTHYAFHCQQCDFICSNKHVFRKHKKQGHPGSEELQCSFCSFTTFNSVEFHDHVGKMHANEKIHKCTECNFATAHKRVLIRHMLLHTGEKPHKCKLCTFTCRDVSYLSKHMLTHSDDKNYMCTECGYVTKWKHYLNVHMRKHTGDLRYQCNQCPYRCHRADQLSSHKLRHQGKSLICEVCGFACKRKYELQKHMQAKHSQEYQMPVFQCQYCSFQTKYKQALLNHVNCKHTKQREFRCALCPYRTFNNTSLFFHKRKVHGYMPGDKGWQDNYAGKEMEVSSTEVLLSYNLAMTLHSHCSSSLPGKEPCHDKANSLLSETQEEYQHQESFIMQAFENENNTQTAGEGGVGGQDHCKVDMVPPGELSEKAPVNAREPGDVSSMLVQSCTLHLEPLCNSDHTLEHLAKEMPTALPEKQEAADCREAESAYEVLGSRDPLMLEDSDSALEDIPEFEEETEVHGNGELELEKDVGSCAGESSEKDIQQDPGEKEEVRQDSESLQVPPSPEQEVGCKELSEQETWPNMLKSDSPQPDVSRNFHLASEGSPLPLHLEDVSQSELLLKALRRQDKEQAETLVLEGRVQMLVVQSESPVFKCEKCSYITRKEKSMLMHCKAGCQGRKRPLVCQECGAIFKQQRGLNTHILKKCPVLMKKNHGKLVSVDQSVAAEPSENGLEMLEAKKNGADALNEVKVSKLQEGSWEVGPDDTGHLATVHPDMQTLAVDQQDQPSQDVLATMVEEKLSQTITDRAASHSEKYYLEQSKFHCKSCSFVCSRVSTIRSHVEDGCRSLDRFWCPVCSNRFRSKRALKIHQSEEHVQALPIKELQGTNGTIPPEGGGGKHENEQVGGEEMGEPDNSVTATSPPLASQVKRRRFSCPTCPFTCHQERALKTHKKRGCLKLGEFRCTLCPFTSKAAAALRLHRKLHRKYYSTRPQLVCRQCDFTCKQARCLRQHVRIKHEGVKPHKCPYCDFSTTRRYRLDAHQSLHTGVGRIACPTCGQTFGTNSKLRIHRLRVHEKKPTHFCPFCDYSGYIQNDITRHVNSCHQGELNFACSRCEARFSSETALKQHALRQHEEKVSYCCPHCAFVCHSEATLKCHVQKQHPHLQCATCKETLTTREELEEHKKLHFIHRCDCCSFAAKERQQLVSHYLEAHEPSVAEERPLKCSFCDFACHHQLVFDHHMKGHGGTRVYKCSDCEYTTKNKQKITWHIRIHTGEKPYKCHSCQYACADPSRLKYHMRIHKEERKYLCPECGYKCKWVNQLKYHMTKHTGIKPYQCDECKYCTNRADALRIHKETRHREARSFICEQCGKAFKTRFLLKTHLKKHSEEKPYVCNVCYRGFRWAAGLRHHYLTHTNEHPFFCRYCSYKAKQKFQVIKHLQRHHREQGGIEGDLSKGVGKDPSTLTVHLHDVQLEISTSKTPKEGEAQVLPHS, encoded by the exons ATGAACACAGGAGCAGTAACCAGAGAGCCTATGGGAGAAGACAAGATGAATACTCTTTGCCAGGAGCTGCTGCTACCTGGACCGGCAGATGCAGGAAATGAGGACAGCCATGGCATCGCCAGTGAAAATCTAACAGTGGGGCAGAGCTTAATTTTAACAGAGGCTTCTGTGGTAGGAGCAGAAACGTCTGGAGTTGAAATATTTGTAGAAGCAGTGGCTGGCAGCATGTCCCTGAGCAATCCTGGAAACACTACAG AAGTCTTGGTCAAAGTTGTGGAACTATATTTCTGTGAGCGGTGTGGGCAGAGCTTTTCTGATCCAAGCCTACTCTCCCAGCATCAGTGTGTTGAGCTTTCCAGAGAACAGCTCACAAGCATCCCTCAACTCCAAGGGTTACCACTAGGACTTAATAACCAGGACCTGGCTGTCTCTGGAGAGAACCCAACTATCAACAAAGCATCAATGCCGAACTTGTTGGAAGGAAGCAGGCAGGACTCTGAATTATGCCCCGAGACCCTCCTATGCCCCATTTGCCAAGCTGAATTTGCATTGCCTGGTGAGCTGAAGGAACATTTTAAGGATCACCATAAGCCTCAGGGTGCCCCAATTTGCCCTGAGGAAGGCTGTCACTTCACTTCGGAGGACCACAAGCAGTTACGGGGGCATCTGCGGCGTGTCCATCAGGTCTCTCCAGTGGCCTGTGCCTACCGTGGCTGCCCGCTCTTATTCCGAAGTCAAGAGGACATGGCGCTTCACCGCAGGACCCACTTTCCATTTCACTGTGGGCATTGTGACTTCATCAGTGCCAATACCAAGCAGTTTGGGCAACATAGGCGGAGCCATCTGCAGGAGGTGGCAACAGTGCTAGAGACAAGAGCAGCTGGCAAGAGCAATGAGCACAGCTTCACTGCTGTGGTAGGAAGGAGACTGACTGATCATCTGCTTCTTAACTCAG AAGTAGAATCACTGAGCAAAGCAGGGAATTCTCTCGGAGCTCAGAATGGTTGGGAGGTGACGGAAATGGATCCTGGCCTGGGAGGACATGTTGATAGAAATGATGTGCTTCACAAAGAACAGACAATGTGGACTAAGGAAGACACCTCTGGGAAGAGAGGACATGAATTactggaggaagaagaggaggagggagaggagatctCATGCAAGGCAACCCAAGGGAGCAAAAAAGCATGCACCAAGAGAACATCTCAGGTCCAGCAGTTCAAAG GAGTTGTGGCAGAAGACTCCAAACACCTGTTCAAAACCCACATGTGTCCAGAGTGCAAGCGGTGTTTCAAGAAGCGGACTCACCTGGTGGAACACCTTCACTTGCATTTCCCAGACCCCAGGCTGCAATGCCCAAACTGTCAGAAATTCTTCACCAGTAAGAGCAAGTTGAAGATTCATATGATGCGCGAAACTGGGGAGAAGGCTCATCGCTGCCCGCTTTGCCACTATAGCTCTGTTGAGAAGAATGCTCTCAACAGGCACATGGCCAGCATGCATGAGGACATTTCCAATTTCTACTCAGATGTCTATTCCTGTCCTGTATGCAAGGAGAAGTTCAAGCTCAGCCATGCCCTCAAGGAACATCTGAAGACGCACAAAACAGAGCCCAAGCAATTAAGCTGCTTCCAGGCAGATTGTAGCTACTGCACAGAGGACCGCAAGGAGTTTCTTCGGCATGTTCGGGAGGTGCATGGAATTAAAACGGTGGAGTGCAAGTACTATGCCTGTTCCCTGCTCTTCCCCTCTGCAGAGGTCATGGAGGTGCATCGCAAAACACACTATGCCTTCCACTGCCAGCAATGTGATTTCATCTGCTCCAATAAGCATGTCTTCCGCAAACATAAGAAGCAAGGCCACCCAGGAAGCGAAGAACTCCAGTGCAGCTTCTGCTCCTTTACCACATTCAACTCCGTGGAATTCCATGACCATGTTGGCAAGATGCATGCCAATGAGAAGATACACAAATGCACTGAATGCAACTTTGCCACTGCACACAAGCGAGTCCTCATCCGCCACATGCTGCTGCATACAG GAGAGAAGCCTCACAAATGTAAGCTGTGCACCTTCACTTGCCGAGATGTGAGCTACCTTTCTAAACATATGCTGACCCATTCCGATGATAAGAACTACATGTGCACTGAATGTGGCTATGTGACAAAGTGGAAGCACTACCTGAATGTTCACATGCGCAAGCACACAGGAGATCTCAG GTACCAGTGTAACCAGTGTCCCTACCGCTGCCATCGGGCTGACCAATTGAGCAGCCACAAACTACGCCACCAGGGCAAGTCCTTGATCTGTGAGGTGTGTGGCTTTGCGTGCAAGCGCAAGTATGAGCTGCAGAAGCACATGCAGGCAAAACACTCTCAGGAGTACCAGATGCCTGTCTTCCAGTGCCAGTATTGCAGCTTCCAGACTAAGTACAAGCAAGCCCTGCTCAACCATGTGAACTGCAAGCACACCAAACAGAGGGAGTTCCGCTGTGCTCTCTGCCCTTACCGCACCTTCAACAACACTAGCCTCTTCTTCCACAAGCGCAAGGTCCATGGTTACATGCCAGGTGACAAGGGCTGGCAGGATAACTATGCCGGCAAGGAGATGGAGGTCAGCTCCACTGAGGTTCTGCTCAGCTATAACCTTGCCATGACACTGCATTCCCACTGCAGCTCCTCTCTGCCAGGGAAGGAGCCATGTCATGACAAAGCCAATTCCCTTCTTTCAGAAACTCAAGAGGAGTACCAACATCAAGAGTCTTTCATTATGCAAGCCTTTGAGAATGAAAATAACACTCAGACTGCAGGAGAAGGTGGTGTTGGAGGGCAGGACCATTGCAAAGTGGACATGGTTCCTCCAGGAGAACTTTCTGAGAAAGCACCTGTGAATGCTAGGGAACCAGGCGATGTCAGTAGCATGCTGGTTCAAAGTTGCACCCTGCACTTGGAGCCCCTGTGTAATTCAGACCACACTCTGGAGCATCTGGCCAAGGAGATGCCCACAGCCTTGCCAGAAAAGCAAGAAGCTGCGGACTGCAGGGAAGCAGAATCAGCCTATGAAGTATTAGGCTCCAGAGATCCCCTTATGTTGGAGGACAGTGACTCTGCCCTTGAAGATATACCTGAGTTTGAGGAGGAAACTGAAGTCCATGGGAATGGAGAACTGGAGCTGGAGAAAGATGTTGGTTCTTGTGCTGGGGAGAGCAGTGAAAAGGATATTCAGCAAGATCCAGGGGAAAAGGAAGAGGTCAGGCAGGACTCTGAATCCCTGCAGGTACCACCCAGTCCAGAGCAGGAAGTAGGGTGCAAAGAGCTGAGTGAACAGGAAACCTGGCCAAACATGTTAAAGTCAGACTCACCCCAACCTGATGTCTCCCGCAATTTTCACCTGGCCTCAGAAGGTAGTCCTCTTCCTCTCCATTTGGAAGACGTTTCCCAGTCAGAGTTGCTGCTTAAAGCTCTGAGGAGGCAGGACAAAGAGCAAGCAGAAACCTTGGTGCTGGAAGGGAGGGTGCAGATGTTGGTGGTTCAGTCTGAAAGTCCAGTGTTCAAGTGTGAGAAGTGCTCCTACATCACCAGGAAAGAGAAATCCATGTTAATGCACTGCAAAGCAGGTTGCCAGGGCAGAAAGCGCCCTCTGGTATGCCAAGAGTGTGGCGCCATCTTCAAACAACAGAGAGGGCTTAACACTCATATCCTTAAGAAATGTCCAGTCCTTATGAAAAAGAACCATGGAAAATTAGTCAGTGTagatcagtctgttgcagcagagCCCAGCGAGAATGGTCTGGAAATGCTGGAGGCAAAAAAGAATGGTGCAGATGCCTTAAATGAGGTAAAGGTGAGCAAGCTGCAAGAAGGATCCTGGGAAGTAGGGCCTGATGATACAGGCCATCTGGCCACTGTGCATCCTGACATGCAGACCTTGGCTGTGGATCAGCAAGATCAGCCATCTCAAGATGTCCTTGCAACTATGGTGGAAGAAAAACTGTCACAGACTATCACAGACAGAGCTGCCTCTCATTCAGAAAAGTACTACTTGGAGCAGAGCAAGTTCCACTGTAAATCCTGCTCATTTGTCTGTTCACGAGTGTCCACCATTCGTTCCCATGTAGAAGATGGCTGCCGCAGTCTGGATAGGTTCTGGTGTCCTGTATGTTCTAATCGTTTCCGCTCCAAGAGGGCCCTGAAGATCCACCAGTCAGAGGAGCATGTTCAAGCACTGCCCATTAAGGAGCTTCAAGGGACCAATGGCACCATTCctccagaaggaggaggagggaagcatGAGAATGAGCAAGTTGGCGGTGAGGAGATGGGCGAGCCAGATAATTCAGTGACGGCAACATCTCCCCCTCTAGCCTCTCAGGTCAAGAGGCGGCGCTTTTCTTGCCCCACCTGCCCTTTCACATGCCACCAGGAGCGTGCCTTGAAGACTCACAAGAAGCGGGGCTGCCTGAAGTTGGGTGAGTTCCGCTGTACCCTGTGTCCCTTCACATCCAAGGCCGCAGCAGCCTTGAGGCTCCACCGCAAGCTGCACCGGAAGTACTACAGCACACGTCCCCAGCTGGTCTGTCGCCAGTGTGACTTCACTTGCAAGCAAGCACGCTGTCTGCGTCAGCATGTGCGCATCAAGCATGAAGGTGTGAAGCCTCACAAGTGCCCTTACTGTGACTTCAGCACTACACGGCGCTACCGCCTGGATGCCCACCAGTCCTTGCACACGGGGGTAGGTCGCATTGCCTGCCCTACCTGTGGCCAAACCTTTGGCACCAACTCCAAACTGCGCATTCACCGCTTGCGTGTCCATGAGAAGAAGCCCACTCACTTCTGCCCATTCTGCGACTACAGTGGCTACATTCAAAATGATATCACCCGTCATGTCAACAGCTGCCACCAGGGGGAGCTGAACTTTGCCTGCTCACGGTGTGAAGCCCGTTTCAGTTCCGAAACAGCTCTCAAGCAGCACGCTTTGCGGCAGCATGAAGAGAAAGTCTCCTATTGTTGTCCACACTGTGCCTTCGTTTGCCACAGTGAGGCCACCCTCAAGTGCCACGTCCAGAAGCAACACCCTCACCTGCAATGTGCTACCTGTAAGGAGACTCTGACAACTCGTGAGGAGCTGGAGGAGCATAAGAAACTACACTTCATCCACCGTTGTGACTGTTGCAGCTTTGCAGCCAAAGAGCGGCAGCAGCTTGTAAGCCACTACTTGGAGGCCCACGAGCCCTCCGTGGCTGAGGAAAGGCCACTCAAATGCTCCTTCTGTGACTTTGCCTGCCACCACCAGCTGGTCTTCGATCACCACATGAAAGGGCATGGCGGCACCCGTGTTTACAAGTGCTCTGACTGTGAGTACACCACCAAGAACAAGCAAAAAATCACATGGCACATCCGCATTCATACTGGGGAGAAGCCTTATAAGTGCCACTCATGTCAATATGCCTGTGCTGACCCTTCACGCCTCAAG TATCACATGCGCATCCACAAGGAAGAGAGGAAGTACCTTTGTCCAGAATGTGGCTACAAGTGCAAGTGGGTGAATCAACTGAAGTACCACATGACAAAGCATACTG GAATCAAGCCGTACCAGTGTGATGAGTGCAAATACTGTACCAACCGTGCTGATGCCCTGCGCATCCACAAGGAGACTCGGCACCGCGAGGCCCGCTCCTTCATCTGTGAGCAGTGTGGGAAGGCCTTCAAGACCCGCTTCCTCCTGAAGACTCATTTGAAGAAGCACAGCGAGGAGAAGCCATATGTCTGCAACGTGTGCTACCGAGGCTTCCGATGGGCAGCTGGCTTGCGGCACCATTACCTGACCCACACTAATGAGCACCCTTTCTTCTGCCGCTACTGCAGCTACAAGGCCAAGCAGAAGTTCCAAGTGATCAAGCACCTGCAGAGGCACCATCGCGAGCAGGGTGGGATAGAGGGGGACCTCAGCAAAGGGGTGGGCAAAGACCCCAGCACACTCACTGTTCACCTGCATGATGTTCAGCTGGAAATTTCCACCTCCAAGACCCCAAAGGAAGGGGAGGCTCAGGTATTGCCACACAGTTAA